The sequence below is a genomic window from Terriglobales bacterium.
GGCTCCCGGGATTCCACAAAACCGGACATGCGGAACACCGGTATTACCAGCCCGCGCAGGCCGGTCACGCCCGCGAGATGAGACAGGGGGCTGGACACCGGGACCAGGCGTCGCATCCGCGCCACCCCGAGGATTTGCCGCTGCCGCAAGGCGTAGGGTCGGCCGCCAATCCGGATCGCAATCAGCGCTTCTTCCTGCTCGATCTTTCTCTCCGGCGGCAAGGCAAACAAATGGTCGAAAGCGCGCCGAAGTTCGCTGGCGGGATCCTTTGTCGTTGCCGCGCTGCTCATGGTGTCCCTCCACACGCGCGCAGCTGAGCGCGGCTGAATTCCAGCAGCGCCACCCGGCTGAAACCGCCCCCCAGTAGCAAAATGCGCGATGAATCCTCGCGTCCCAGCAGCATGAGTGCCTGCTGCAATTCCTGACGGGCCGCGTGGATGTCTCCCATTCGCTTGGCGAGCAATCCGAGGTGCAGGTGCGGCATGGCAAAGGCGGGGTCCAGGTAGATGGCCGCGCGATCATGCTCCATCGCGCCTTGCCGGTCGCTCAGATGTTCCCGGCAAACGGCGGTGACGTAATGCGCCGCCGCGTTCAATTCGTCGCGGCACAGAACGCTTCTGCATTCGGCCTCCGCCGCGGTCACCTCTCCACAATTGGTCAGGATCACCGCCCGCAGGAGTTGCGTATCCAGATCGGAGGTGGTTCGTGACGGCATGGTGCGCAGGAGTTGAAGCGCGTCTCGAAATCTCTCTTCCTGGAGCAATTCCAACACCGCGCCGAGCGACTGCGCTGAGGCGGCAGGCCTTCCCAACTTCTCCGTGACCGCCGCTTTCGGAGGAACCTTGGTGTCACTGGCACGGTCATTTATCATCCCTTGCGACAGGCTCGCGACCCGTTCCGACGAACGCCGCACTGCCTCCACCCATGAGATATCGACGGAAGCGGCGGCCGGCACCGGTGCCTGCGTCAGGTCCGCGCCGGCTTCCACCTCGTCGGCGCCCTCGCGTTGTTGGTAGTAGAAGCAGTCGTCCGCATGCCGCAAATGAAAGCCGTGCGAAACCCCTCGCAGGGTTTCTGCCGAGCTCAAGAACAAAAATCCCCCCGGGCACAGGGCGTGCCTCAGCCGCTCAATGGCGACTCGCGCCGCCTCCGCCGTCAGATACATCACAACATTGCGACAGAAAATGACGTCGTACTGTTCGATCTCCCAAATCGTCTCTCCCGGTGCCGCCAAATTGCGCTCTTCGAGCCGCACCATGGAGCGGATGTCGCGGCGAAGCGTGTAGTGCTTCCCATTCAATTGAAAATACTTCCGCAAAAGCTCCTGGGGCACGTCACGCAGCGACCAGTCGGTGTATCGCGCACTAAGGGCCTGCGCCAGCATCTTGGAATTGATGTCGAAAGCCGTGATCGTTACATCCTCCGGGCGCAGGTGCGGAAAATGCTCGCGAACGGTGATTGCCAACGAATAAGGCTCCTCGCCTGAAGCGCAACCCGCCGACAGCATCCGCAGCGGGCGACGCCCCTTCAGCAGTGCAATCCGCTCCGGCAGCACGCCGTTCACAAGCGCACGAAAGTGCTCCGGTGACCGGAAAAAGTAGGTTTCGACCACCGTGAGTTGACCGGCTAAGACTCGCCATTCCTCGCGCCCGCCCCGTTCTACCTCCATGCCGGCAAGGTACTCAGCTGCGCTTGCGGATCCACGCTGCTGGACACGCTGTCGCAGGATGTCGGCCAGCCAGTCCAGCCGATCATCCTCGACTCGAAGCCCGAGCGAGGTGGCGATCAGGCGCCGGAACCGCTCCACATCCCCACGCTGCAGTCGTTCCATCTAGCCCCCCTTGCCCGGTGCGCCGATCTCTTCCCGCAACAGGCGCGCCGTCTTGAGTACCAGGAACAACTCCGCATCGAGCGCCCCCACCGATGCGATGATCTCGGGGTTGGCGCTCTGCATGAGGGGCGGCATTTGGTTCAGTGTCGAGGCATCGAACTCGCGGATCCCCACCACGGCTTCTACCGCTAAGGCAACCGTTCGCCTGCCGGCGCGCACGCTGACAAAGCGCGACCATGGCTGTCCGCAGTGACATCCGAGCACCGCGGCCAGATCTACGACCGGCACCGGAACTCCACGAATCACCGCCAGGCCGCGAACGCCATCGGGGGCTCCCTCCACCGGCTCGATGGCCAGCGGCCGCATGGTTTCCTCTACGTCCGGCAGTGCCAGGACACAATGATGTCCTCCCGCCCGAACAACGAGCCGGCGATTGGGGACATCGGCATTCATGGTTGCCTCGGCGTCCAATGCATACGCCAAATCGACCGTAACACCGGCGTGGTGACGGGGTCAGGCAAAAGTCGGTCGGGAGAAGAGCGGCAGGATGAAAATGGGCCTCGTTCCAGATTGGAATTCGCACCCGGTCGGCGCACAACCCTCGCATGCACTTCCGCTCGCACCTAGCAGCAAGGCGAAAATCAGGAACATTGAGCGCTCTCTGCAGCTACGCGCTGCGCTGGGAATGGGCCGCTAGCAGGTTGAGGGCCACCTTAACTCGTCTTTCCTACGGCTAAATACGCCGAATTTCCGAAATGAAAGTAGGCGCAGAATAACGTGATCGCCGGGAGCTTGAGGCGATCACACCCGCTGAACCGGGCCTCGCTCGTCGGTGACGTTGGGCGGGTCCGCGTCGGGATTTGCAATCATCACCCGCCCCTGAGCTACGGCGAGCGTGCGAGCGAAAGAGGAGGGAGCATGGACCGCAGGCGTTCCGCGATCTCTTTCCTGTCTTGCTTTTCAGCAACCAGCACACGAGTTGTGACAGCGGCTTGCGTCCTAGTCATGCTCGCGATGATGGCCGGGTGCGGCGGTAATGCGACGACGGTCTCGTCCACGCCAACACCGTCCACCACCACCAACTCATCGCCGCCGCCCGGAACCACCAGCGATCAATTCCTTTACGCGATTACGACAAATGCCACAAGCACCACGGGGGCAATTCATGAGTTTCACATTGACGCAAACGGCGCGTTGACGCCGCTTGCAGGCTCGCCGGTCACGCTGCCGGGAACTGCCGAAACGATCGCCGCCGATCCCCTGGGGCGTTTTGTTTTTGTAGTCGCTGGCGCTTCCATTATCGGTTTTCCAATAGACGCAAACACAGGCGCGTTGGGCGCCAGCTTCTCCGTACCGTGGACGGCCGCGGTGAGCAATGCGCGTTTGGTGGTCCACCCGTCCGGGAAGTTTCTCTTTGTGGAGGGAATTCCAGCGCCCCCTTTCTTCCCTGCCGACTTCGAGATCACCACCTACACCATTGCCGCGGCGCCAGCCGGATTGCAAATCGGCACTTCGTTGAAGATTTCGCCGAACTTTTTTGGCCTGGCAGTTAATCCCGGCGGCACTTTCCTGTATGCCACCACGCTTCAAGCAGGCGCCTTAGGACCGGAACCCGGGATCACACAAATGAGCATCGATGCGGTAACGGGCGCGCTAACCCCGGTGGGGCCGGTTGGGCGTTCGGCCGACGTCGTCAGCGCAGAAGAACTCTTGGTGCACCCCAATGGCAAATTTTTATATGTTGGCGAAAACTCGCCATCGGTGTCGGCCTTCTCGCTGGCCGCAAATGGCGCGGCCACGCTTACGATGCGGTCAGGCCTCTCTGTCTGTAACGTGACGCCGGACTTCGGAGGTCAACTCGCCATCAGCCCACGCGGCGACCTGCTGTTCCAAGCCACATCGCAGCCTAATTGCATTGTGACCTACAGAGTTGACCAGGCTACAGGCGCGCTGACGTTTGTCAGTTCTTCCCCCAATCTGGGGATCGCTCCGGGGCAGGACGGAGCTCCAGGGATTGTAGTGGATGGCAGCGGCGCATTTGTGTACGCCGCTGATGCTGGAACCAACACCATCGTCAGTTTCGCAATCGCCCCGAACGGAGCGCTGACACCTTTGGCGTCCTCGCCGTTCCGCGTGCCCAGCGGTCAACTGCCGAGCATCCCCCGATACACCATGGCGGTTGCGACCGTGAAACATTGATTCAGCGCTTCTGCAGGTCGCGTTGCTGAAGCCGAAACGAAGCCGAAATATGCTGACTTCAGGCTGCACGATCTCCGACACACGGCAGCCCGGACGGCCCATAGCATTGCCTTTCAAGTGGAAGTGCGAATCAATTCGTTCCGAGCTATCAATTAGCCAACTCAACAATGTAAGTCGGGTTGAGCCATTACGGGAATTGCCAGCGCTTGGCATGGAGGGAATTCGCCCGGAATCGCTGTCCCCGGAGCTATTCTTTCATCGACAGACCAGATCCGTGGGGCACGTCTGTGCGCAGGGTTCGAGTGACCGCGGGCTTATGGATTCAGGGTTCCCTAAATCGAGTTCATTCCTGCAATGAAATGTTGCCCCGAGCGCGTAAGCGGGAAAATTGCATTTCGGGCTGTTCGACACTGTTTCTCGGTCCTCCGCCTACACTCCACCTTAAGGAGGAACTATGACCATTACTGTGGGAAAGCACAACGGCATATGGAAGGCTTCTCCGCCGCATCCGAAGGTCAAGTGCGGTACCGATGTCACCTGGAGCTTCGGTCCGTGTAAGAAATGGACATTAAGTTTGCCGAGAAATGTCTTCGAGGGAGATCTCGAACGCCAAGGCGAAGGGCCGGACACCGTCTCTGCAAAGGTGAAAAACGCCGTGCCTAATAATCCGGAACCACCTCCCCCTAAACACAATCCTAGGGAGTACCGATACAAGGGCACAGTGAAAGAGCATGACAATGACAAGGGCAGCGACATCGAAGGCGACAGCCCGCCCACCGTCATAATTGACCCTTAGAAACGCGCGCGGAAAATACTGAACTGGGATGGATCTGTTACCTTGGCAGCAGCAAGGAGACATACCGCTGAACGGCCAGTCACCCAACCAGCCCCTAGTGCTGGCTGGCGTTATGGATGAAAGATTTCCTTGTCCTAAGTTACAGGGTCGGTTTGCCAAGTTACTTTTCTGCCCCGGCGGCTATGGCTTTCAACTCCGCGAACGCCGCGTCGAGCCGCTTAATGAGGGCCAGCGAAACATTTTCTGGGGTGGATACCGCTGTACGTCAGCCTTTGGAATCTTGGCGTCCCCGGCGGGATTCGAACCCGCGTTACCGCCGTGAAAGGGCGATGTCCTAGGCCGGG
It includes:
- a CDS encoding chemotaxis protein CheW, with protein sequence MSSAATTKDPASELRRAFDHLFALPPERKIEQEEALIAIRIGGRPYALRQRQILGVARMRRLVPVSSPLSHLAGVTGLRGLVIPVFRMSGFVESREPVNTPRWLALVDGEAVLGLGFDEFDGQFNVPAQHLYQQANGPESGPVRQVARIGGVVRPILEAPLIVQQVRAAAQAREKGSEQS
- a CDS encoding protein-glutamate O-methyltransferase CheR translates to MERLQRGDVERFRRLIATSLGLRVEDDRLDWLADILRQRVQQRGSASAAEYLAGMEVERGGREEWRVLAGQLTVVETYFFRSPEHFRALVNGVLPERIALLKGRRPLRMLSAGCASGEEPYSLAITVREHFPHLRPEDVTITAFDINSKMLAQALSARYTDWSLRDVPQELLRKYFQLNGKHYTLRRDIRSMVRLEERNLAAPGETIWEIEQYDVIFCRNVVMYLTAEAARVAIERLRHALCPGGFLFLSSAETLRGVSHGFHLRHADDCFYYQQREGADEVEAGADLTQAPVPAAASVDISWVEAVRRSSERVASLSQGMINDRASDTKVPPKAAVTEKLGRPAASAQSLGAVLELLQEERFRDALQLLRTMPSRTTSDLDTQLLRAVILTNCGEVTAAEAECRSVLCRDELNAAAHYVTAVCREHLSDRQGAMEHDRAAIYLDPAFAMPHLHLGLLAKRMGDIHAARQELQQALMLLGREDSSRILLLGGGFSRVALLEFSRAQLRACGGTP
- a CDS encoding chemotaxis protein CheW; its protein translation is MNADVPNRRLVVRAGGHHCVLALPDVEETMRPLAIEPVEGAPDGVRGLAVIRGVPVPVVDLAAVLGCHCGQPWSRFVSVRAGRRTVALAVEAVVGIREFDASTLNQMPPLMQSANPEIIASVGALDAELFLVLKTARLLREEIGAPGKGG
- a CDS encoding beta-propeller fold lactonase family protein is translated as MLAMMAGCGGNATTVSSTPTPSTTTNSSPPPGTTSDQFLYAITTNATSTTGAIHEFHIDANGALTPLAGSPVTLPGTAETIAADPLGRFVFVVAGASIIGFPIDANTGALGASFSVPWTAAVSNARLVVHPSGKFLFVEGIPAPPFFPADFEITTYTIAAAPAGLQIGTSLKISPNFFGLAVNPGGTFLYATTLQAGALGPEPGITQMSIDAVTGALTPVGPVGRSADVVSAEELLVHPNGKFLYVGENSPSVSAFSLAANGAATLTMRSGLSVCNVTPDFGGQLAISPRGDLLFQATSQPNCIVTYRVDQATGALTFVSSSPNLGIAPGQDGAPGIVVDGSGAFVYAADAGTNTIVSFAIAPNGALTPLASSPFRVPSGQLPSIPRYTMAVATVKH